The sequence NNNNNNNNNNNNNNNNNNNNNNNNNNNNNNNNNNNNNNNNNNNNNNAGGAGGTGCATGCGTTCTGGAACGAGCACGAGCGGCAGATCGGCACGTCGCTCTACGGCCGCCGCATGTACGAGACGATGCGCGTCTGGGAGGACGACGACTGGTTGGCGGACGAGCCGGCCGTCGTCCGCGAGTACGCGGGGATCTGGCGGGCCGCCGACAAGATCGTCTACTCCTCGACGCTCCCGGAGGT comes from Motilibacter aurantiacus and encodes:
- a CDS encoding dihydrofolate reductase family protein, with product EVHAFWNEHERQIGTSLYGRRMYETMRVWEDDDWLADEPAVVREYAGIWRAADKIVYSSTLPEVTTARTRIERRFEPEAVRRLKETSASDLSIGGAGIAAEAFRHG